GATACCCCCGTGAGGTTCTTTTTTGCCTGCCTCTCCAATCGGCTCATCGAGCTGTCATTTCCCTTATCGATGAATGCGGCATTGGGCGGTTCTACCTTTTGATGAGCGCTGGCAGTATCGGAGGATAGCGCTTCCCTACGATCGGCTACCCTGGTGGTATCTACAAAGGGCTTGCTGTCGGAGGTTTTCCCTTCCCTGCTGCTCTGGGTGAGCGGAATCATCACCCCAAAAAGAAGTATGCTGGCAAACAGGTAGAGCTTAAACGGGTGGACGTGGCGCTCGATGCGCCCCTCCATGTACTCGCGGGCAAGGAAGCCGGGTTTCAGGAAGAGGTGGCGAAGCGAGGTTCCCAGCTTGCGATCGAGCCCGTAGTGGTGCTCGAGGTAGAACCTTACCGATTCTACGAATGGGCGGTTGGCCTCCGAGGCGTACTGCCCGCACTTCGAGCAGTACATGCCGTGCAGCTCCTCGCCGCAGTTCTTGCAGTGGGTGTAGGGCGGCTTCGCGTTCGCCTTTTGGCGATGGCGGCGCTTTGCCTTTAAAATCTTATATCTGATGGCTCGGATAAACATGCTAGAATGGATTCGTGTAGGTTTTACGATGGCTGCTATAGGCACGGCTACACCACAATGTATATGGCTGCACCAACCACGGCAAGTAGGCAGATGATGGAGTAGATGGAGAGCATCATCAGCGCCTTAACGGTGCTTTTCCGAATGCCCTGTCCGTACAGCCGCGATAGGCTTAGCACCAGGTACACCAGAAA
This window of the uncultured Acetobacteroides sp. genome carries:
- a CDS encoding DUF3667 domain-containing protein; this translates as MFIRAIRYKILKAKRRHRQKANAKPPYTHCKNCGEELHGMYCSKCGQYASEANRPFVESVRFYLEHHYGLDRKLGTSLRHLFLKPGFLAREYMEGRIERHVHPFKLYLFASILLFGVMIPLTQSSREGKTSDSKPFVDTTRVADRREALSSDTASAHQKVEPPNAAFIDKGNDSSMSRLERQAKKNLTGVSRKEILQKFVHYLSLSVIFLMPVFALLLMIIYRGRERYYLGHLILSVHQHVVLFFAISLSLIWEKLISANHPIGIWLFWATFVYFVLSLARFYREKIIKSLMKAFLLLFLYLIICSIAIVAVGVLVIMI